In Sphingomonas profundi, the sequence GCGGATCAGGCCGCGATTGCGTGTCGTGTAGACGCGACTCAGGCCGATCTGCTGCACGCCGTTGCCGATGAGATCCCCGTGCGCGACCCGCATCGACGCCTGCAGATAGGTGTTCGATGGATAGGGCGCCCAGTAGCAGCCGTTGACCGTGGAGTAGGTGAAGCGAAACGCCTTGCCGCGCGTGTCGACCACGTCGACCATCCCGCCCATCGGCATCGCGTTGCGATATTCCTGCGTGCCGGTTGACGAGACGACGCCGTAAAGTCCACCGTCGTCAAGCACATAGCCGCTGACATGTGGCCCGAGTGAGTCGCGCCGCGCCAGATCGTGCACCGTGAACAGGTGGCAGGTCAGCGCCTCGCCGAAGCTTGCGTGCCACCAGATCACCGCCGAATTGTCACGCTCCTCGCGCGGTCCCCAGCTCCGGTCGCCCGTATCGACGCAATCGACCCGGTAGCGTTTGCCGCGAACGACCAGCTCGCCGGTAATGCGATACGTCACATCGTAATGGCCCGACCATGACGTGTCCCACGCCGGACCGACGCGCGCGGCGGCCGTGGGATCCATCGCCGGATCGTTGATGTCGAACGGCGCATGCAGCGCGACATAGTCGAGATGAAAGCTCGTATCGTCGAACCCTTCATAGTCCACGCGA encodes:
- a CDS encoding DUF7064 domain-containing protein; this encodes MAAGFGKKAAAGERRMIVDQDAQFHFTEQSAWNWVETLALPFAVPDANINATVYVVARPRLGVCAVDITIMDKITDLWEEQLYVDDMQHLPCPKDFTAFTLENGLSIKAVDPTRHYRVDYEGFDDTSFHLDYVALHAPFDINDPAMDPTAAARVGPAWDTSWSGHYDVTYRITGELVVRGKRYRVDCVDTGDRSWGPREERDNSAVIWWHASFGEALTCHLFTVHDLARRDSLGPHVSGYVLDDGGLYGVVSSTGTQEYRNAMPMGGMVDVVDTRGKAFRFTYSTVNGCYWAPYPSNTYLQASMRVAHGDLIGNGVQQIGLSRVYTTRNRGLIRART